TTATTATGtatttcccttttttttctttcaatctttgattttcacATTCATCTTATATGTagttatatttatattcatatctatCTTATATCCATATCTCACATCCCAtatctcacatctcatcccattccatccattatAACTtactattcattcatccatccatccattcattcatacaaTAGAGTCAAATCGcatcaagtcaagtcaaacAGAATCGAATCTTGCACAATACAAATGACAACGCGCATGCATTCCCCCCTCCTGTCtaatatccatttccatttcttaaaataaatcttggagagaaaggaaagaaaggaaagaaaggaaagaaaggaaagaaaagtgaTATCATATCCTATAACATATAAACATCTGTTAGGAAATATATCAGATCAGGAAATATACACTAGGGGGGAAAATGCttgagtaggtaggtaggcaggtaggCGAGTGAGTAGGTGAATAGACATTAGATACTCAGGATATATAATGTAGTCTGATGTGAAGCGAATAAAGTCTATAAAGTCAAGTAAAGCAGAGagtaattgatatattctgattctgattctgattctgattctgattctgattttcaatcttgaatTAAGATGTCAAGGTATCAAGTTATTATAACTATCGAGAATTAGAGAAATTCATGATACTTTTAGTTTAGGACATTAAGATGTTATGAGATTTTAAGTATTTTTCTATATTGATTAGGTGAATGAGTAGATAGAGAGGTAGATATGCAGGTAGATGTATTACAACTACATTATAACTTATTCTTATATAACAAGTATATTCACTTTCATCTTCCCTCTCATCTTCCCTCTCATTCCCGTCCTccctctcatcctcatcctccaaCACCAATCCACAACTTCACAACTccatatataaatacacacATAAACAAACACCCATCTACACCCATCtgcattcccatctccatctccaaccccCAAAACACTATAGTATAGAAACACTTCCCTCTATACTCCTCCCCCCATCTTCTATAATTTCTGTCTCTATCTCTattcacatccacatccttatttgtatttcgaCCTCTCCCCTTCACTCACCTTAATAAATACTCAAACTGAGAtactcttctctctcctccccttcttccttctttctcatttctcctctcccctttATTATCTTCTCATtgcttttcctctttttctcttttttttttctttttcctccttctcctccccttcactctctccatcctcctcctcctcctcctccaataAACCCCCCAATCACCACCCCCCAAACACTCCATAAAACAAACAATCCCAAAATCACAATACCCCTAAAATATAAATGTGATACTACATCACCTCTTCCCCAACATCTCCCTTAAACTTTCATTATCCTTTCACATCCTCCCATTTTATTTCACATCCCCAGCCCCTCCTCCAAATCCCCACCCGcctacccacctacccacctCACCTCACAATATCATGCCATCACCAACAGTAACGATACCAGAATACCAGAATGTCAGAATACCACGATATAAGAAACCGTACTATAATACAACAACATACTCTAATACTGCCATACCCCAATCAGCAGCGAGctagatttatattcaatatagtGATTAGCTAGTTTGCGGTAATGAGGATACGAACAAAGATGAGAGAGGGATGCGAATATACACCGGTGATGcaattttgatatcagagTGAACGATGTGGATAAGACATTGGGGTTTATAAAATATGCGATAAATAGActtttaatttctttcctctcttttcctaCCGATTTTCCtttcatatcacatcatgtCATATACACATCCCACCTCATAACCCACCCACTAATTAAACACCACCGTCTTGTGACCATTCAACAAGACCCTCCGTTCGGTAACCCACTTCACCGCCGTCGCCAAAACATTACTCTCGACATTACTTCCCTCGACTGTCAACTCCTTCGGACTCAAGCCATGACCCACTCTCACAACATTCTGCTCAATAATCGGACCCTCATCCAAATCGCTCGTAACAAAATGTGCCGTGGCTCCAATAATCTTCACACCCCGGTCATACGCCTGGTGATACGGTTTCGCGCCCTTAAACGACGGCAGGAAAGAatgatggatattgatgatcTTACCGCTCATCGCCGTGCAGAGCGTAGGACTCAAAACCTGCATGTATCTCGCCAGGACGATCAAATCGATGTTATTCTCCTTGAccaattccaaaatcttACCCTCCTGCTCTGCTTTCGTCGCAGCAGTCACAgggagatgatggaaaggAATCTTGTAGGTATTGGCCAACGGTTCGAAATCCGGATGATTGGATACGATAAGTGGGACTTCGATACCCAACTGTTGGATGCTCTGACGGAAAAGCAAATCATTAAGACAATGACCGATTTTGGAAACCATGATAAGAACTCGAGGTTTGGTAGCCAGAGAAGAGAGCTGGAAATCCATACTCATTTCCTGAGCGATGCTTTCGAACGCCCCTCTCAATTCCTCGAGACTCAATTCCTGAGCCGAGGATTCCGAGGTCGATGGTGCCGGAGGACCAAAATGCACTCTCATGAAGAAGCGGAGGGAGGTGGGATCTCCATATTGTTGCGAATCAACAATGTTGAGATTGTGCTGGGAGAGGAATCCCGTGACGGCATGAACGATACCTGGACGATCGGGGCAGGAAAGGGTAAGGATGTATTCATCTGCTTTAACCATCTTGACTGATTTTGCAGAGTTCTTGATCGAAGCCTTTGCGAAGGATGAACGTGGAGAGCCTGAGAAATTTCGGACtgaagattggatttggggttGAGAAGAGCGGGTGATTGAGGCCAGATGTCGATGTGGTGGATTGAAATTTTTTAATGGCTCGGTTGTGGTGCAGGAAAGGGAGAAGGCCCTTGCTTGGGTGGTGATGACTTCACGAGCGGAGCAAATGGATCGAAttgagtggatggatgtagTGTTCAACAATAAAGTCGACTTGGAAGACAACCTGCTCGCCATTAAAACACGTTCAATCTTTCTCGAGGCCGATGACTCTTTTTGACCACTTTTATGCTCGCTGCCATTAGTGGGTCTTTGGGGAAGTTTGTAGTCATAGCGACACGTGATTCCTTTATCCGGCGATGATTCGGAAAGATCGTTTAATAAAGCGAGGGAGAGTAAGCACGAGGCACGATATCCATTGTTCTAAGCGTTATATAGATTGAGGAATCTGTTATTTCTGGGCGGAGAGTGCACTtgtggagatgagatggggtaAAGCCGTTTAAGTTACGAATTGGTTCTTGTAAGAGCTTGAGGATTGATCATTAATTGGTACTGGTGTTCAATAGCTACCCAAGTATGAGTGCAGATTGTACTCCCTGGAGATGCAAGTTTGCTTGGCAGAAATCTACGTATCACGCAGAACAAGACTCAATACCAACGTAACCTGCTTAATATCGTTTTCCATTTTCTGTTCCTTTACATATTGTATTCTATTCATCTCCAGTATCATAATCATTACTCATCGGGGTTATGCCATAATAGTATCAGCATCTTGTTCCGAGCTGATACTCAGTTCGATACCAACCGCAACATCTCGTCATTGTCTTTCTATCATCCAACTCGCCATTCCGAAAATCGTAAAAAATGCGTTtaacatcttcaatatattatgCGCCCATTCCGTAACTCTTCACTCTACTCCAAAAGAAAGCTTTATCGTTCCTCAATGTGAATTCGCCCCAGTCGTCCGTCAGACGATTATAATTCCAAAATCCATTCCAAGCcaatttgttatttttgaCTGTCTTCCCCGCACTAGTCATCTTCAGCTCCATTCtatagaaatatttttcaTGGACCCCTTCTGTTTCCACAAATAATGTACCCTCTGACCCTTCAACTTTGGAAGAGGGTTCAGTATCTACATCTGGAGAAGGAGAATCATTGATAGAGGATAAGCGCCAACGTCCATGACGAGCGTCGCTCATCACAGAAGAGggaagatgtgaagattgGTTTCTCCTGTGGTATTCGAGAAGTTCCTTTGTCAAGTGGTGAACGACTTCGCTAGGCTCGGTGGTTGTTAAAAGAGAGATTAATGTGCCATCGCGGTAGAAACGAAGGTAGCGGTAATAAGTCACAATATGGACTGGAGAGTTCCAAGCGACTGCCGAAGGAGAGGCTTGCCCAGGTCGGATATAATTCACGGTGCTTATATAACAGCCATTGAAACGAATGCGGGGACGTAAGCGAAACATTTGTTTCCATGATGAAGAGTAAGTTGATTGGAGTAGGGAATGGGTGATGGTATCGTTACTGAGAGGCATTGATGCAATAGACTCCTCACTCGAGTCTTCTGAGGGCAAACATAACTGAGGCTCAATCTCAAGAAGCTCTCCTGTAACTTCTGTTTGCCATTGATAATGCATTGCTTCGAATCCGAATTCTGAGCCAAGACATATCCTTTTCCAGATTTGTTCTCCCGTTGCTACCAGATATGCCATGCGTTTGCATACCTGCGTGATTCGAGCAAGGTCAGCAACATCCCTAATTGCTACTTCCttaaatatttgtattagGATTTCATCAGGTACATCTGCAATTGGACATGGAGGAGCCGGTGTCCCTTCGATCTCTGGTGGCGATGGTTCAATTGATAAATCCGAAAAACTTTCTATCAATTGTTTAATAGTTTGTGGGGGTCCATCTGGTGAGTGGTGTGCGGTATTGGGTACTGTGGCAGATGCattggatggatttggatttgtagGTTTCGGTGGGAAGGCAGATGGTGGGAAATGTTTGTTCTTATATTTTCGATCAACTTGATCATCAAGCTTATGATCATCAGCAAAAGTCTGGTGGGTTGAATGCAATTGGAACCAAACTCACCCGAAATGCTTTGCGGTAGAGATCAAGACTGTCTCCTAAGCTACCTTGGCCTTCCCTCTCTACCGCTTTTTCGTAGTGTTCCAAAGCTGATTGTGGCTCACTCTTGACATTCTTCTTACCGTATGGATagaattcatcttcttccactGCACCAACGGCGCCACTTGGTCCGTCAAAGTGTAATGTTTGAGGCTCAACGATATCCTCGTCTCCAGGTTTGGTATTCTCATGAACATGTTTTGTCCGTGGGGCTCTCTGCGGCACACTAGAAGGCCCAGCCGCTTGAGTACTTGACGGGTGTGCCTGGGCAACATTCGACCGTCTGGTTACTTCTTCCTGCCATTGCTTGCGGAATGTTTCCAATTCGGGATTCGAGTCTTCCATACTATCCAATTTAGGAGGAGAGGTATGCGATGTTCTGGAGAGAGTAGGTGAAATGGATAAGTATTAGGAAAGATCTTGCCATCCGccatatatttgtatttgcgTCGATATCAGAGTTACCTAGGTACGAGTAGCTCCCTAGTGATTCTTCGGTCTGACGCGACGCTCCGGTCGCTATCTCTCGCCGCTGACATAATTCTGTCCTCTTATCGCCGCAAGATCCGTTATCGCTCCcaattttttctttgatcAGTGGAGAACTCTAAGATCGAGGGCGGGAGAGGAATTAGGTTTTCGGTCTATTCAATTCCACGGTTCTACtaagaaataagaaaaacGAACTACTCATTAGGTATTCGATTTACATCATGGTGATCCGTAGAATTTCCCCATTCTCGCCATTGTTCCCGTCGCTTTGAAGTTATACAAATACAACAACCGCACATGATTCAGCAACGTCAATAgtcgattttctttctcacaCTCTTACTCGTCAATTCGACGTCATTCCACTCAGACAAAATCTTTGATGTCCGGCCTTTGGGATAGTCGCCCTTCATCTGTGGGGGACCAAATCCCAACCACTTTTGAATCCGAACATTTAAGACATGACAGAATACATGGAGACGATCTGATACCTGGGGAATCAGGAACTGTAGCAATGACGGGCGATAATGATGATGTCGACATTGAGATCACTGCATCTCAAAAAATGATCTCGGCAATGTCTGGAAGTCTGTTAACATCATTACTAGGTACTTACGCCACCCAACGTTTGAAATCTGCAACAACTGGGACTAACACTTCTATTATAGTTACTCCTTTAGATGTTGTTAGAGTTCGTCTACAGTCACAACCCTCCCAATCTCCTCTCACAGCGATTCGAAAAGCTGCTCTGGCCTCCCCCCAAACTTTCGGCACACTACCACCAAATCTAGGCATAACGGCATGTTGTCGAGAAGTTTTCTTTACCAGCGGCACAACGAGCGATGGCTGTATGGCTGCACCTAGAATAAGCGCGATGGAGGGTGTTGGATGTGCCGTTGAAGAAACACAGAAAAAAACCTACAACTCAACGTTCGATGGGATGAGAAAGATTGCGCGGAACGAAGGGGTTACGACTTTATGGCGAGGATTATCACCTACTTTGGTCATGACAGTTCCTTCGAACATAATATACTTTACCGGATACGACTGGTTACGATTCAACAACCAAAGTCCTGTCAATCGAATGTTCAATGACAATTACGCCCCTCTCGCTGCCGGCGCATCCGCCAGGACGATAGCCGCTGCAGTTGTCAGCCCGATCGAAATGTTTAGAACGAGAATGCAAGCTAGTCAGGCAATTGGAGGATCACATTTTTCGGAAACTGTGAAGAGTCTCGGCGAAATGGTTTCACTTCACGGCTACACATCTTTGTGGCGAGGATTAACTTTAACACTTTGGAGGGATGTCCCTTTCTCTGGAATCTACTGGTGGGGTTATGAATCTATAAGAGGGGCTTTGACAGATGCGCGAGAGCGGGGTCGTGGGAGAACATATGATCGGAATGCTTCCAGAGGTCAAATACGTACCAGATCACAGAGTCGCGAAAACCACTCAGCGACATTTCTGGATAGTTTCGTTGCTGGGGCGTCATCTGGAGCAGTCGCTTCTATTTTGACTATGCCTTTCGATGTTGGAAAAACACGTAGACAAATCTTTCAGGAACCAGGAAAAACACCTGCCGGAGTCGAAAAGATTTTGGCACCTGAAGAACAATCCATGCCCAGGTTTCTTATGCATATcttcaaagaagaaggtcTGGGAGGTTTATGGAAAGGATGGGTCGCCAGGACTCTCAAGGTTGCTCCAGCATGCGCAATCATGATAAGCTGTTACGAAGTAGGAAAGAGAGCATTCAGGAGCGTGAATGAGAAGGCGGAATTAAAGCGAGGATGCTAGTGATTAAATGAATTCTCCCCTCTTCTGGACGGATGGAAGGCTGGTTTGGCGCATAAAGGAACACGGAATTGTAATACCAAGCGTTTAGAAGCATAGCGATGTTGAGCGggtatttgaaatttgtatagTATTAGAGATCCTAGAAACTAAAATAACTTGAGTGCGATTAATATACCCAAAGTTTGAAAGCCGAAGACAGGAGCAATGACAATTCATGATTCTAGTGAAAggatgatggagagatggagagatggagagatggagagatggagagaatgagagaatgagcGAGGACTACGACCCGACCCGTATTTACCCCAGACTTTCGTTTGGCTCTGAGAGCGCTGATACCGCGTACCCTAGTAGATAGTAGACCATCTTTACGCGTCCTATGGTGTTCTGACGCGAAACTTGCATCATCGATTTGGGAAATTCAAACTTTCCCAATATTTATCAAGATTCCACAAAGCCCACTGTCTCTTTCGTATATTCTATTCAAACGAGCATTTACTCACTTCTTACATCTATCAAAGTGTCTACACTACTCCATTTTCGGTATCGATCTTTATCTCCAATTCGCAGCATGTCTCTCAAACGCAAAGCAACTACCAATCCTACCAACGACGCCAAAAAACCCAAAGCAAACGGATCAATTACCTCGTTCTTCGGCCCACCAAAAACCGTTTCTTCAACTAACAAAGGAGATTCCACGGCACCAGCGCCAGCTGCgttcaaattcaataaggaGAAATGGGTGGCTACATTAACAGAAGAACAgaaagatttgttgaaatTAGAGATTGAAACTCTACATGAGAGCTGGTTGGCGGTGTTGAAAGATGAGATTGTGGGAAAAGagtttttggaattgaagaagtttttgaagaaggaattggagGGAAAGGATAAGATATTTCCACCGATGGAGGATGTTTACTCTTGGTACTTACATCCTTACCTTCGCCCAGCCGTTCAATTGCACTCAAGTAACAAATGCTAATCAGAACAATGAACAGGTCAAGGCATACACCTTTCAACACCGTCAAAGCTGTAATTATTGGCCAAGATCCATACCATAACTTTAATCAAGCTCATGGCCTCTGTTTCTCCGTCCGCGCTCCTACACCCGCTCCACCTTCACTCAAAAACATATTTAAAGCCCTGGTGAAAGATTATCCAGACTTCAAACCTCCTCCAAACAATGGTGGCCTCCTTACTCCCTGGGCAGATCGTGGTGTCCTTCTCATCAACACATGTCTCACAGTCCGAGCTCACCAAGCCAATTCCCATGCAAACCATGGCTGGGAGAGATTTACTCAAAAAGTTATAGATACAGTTGCTCTTAAGAGAAATAAAGGAGTAGTGTTTTTGGCGTGGGGAAGTCCTGCCGGAAAAAGAGTTGCGAAGGTGGATAGAAAGAAACATTGTGTTCTGATGAGTGTACATCCTAGTCCCTTGAGTGCGAGTAGGGGATGGTTTGATTGTGGACATTTCAAGAAGACGAATGAGTGGTTAACTGAGCATCATGGTGAAGATGCAGTTATTGATTGGAGTTTGGATATTCCTGCTGCTGAAGCGGGTGTCTGAGGTGATGAAACGTTTTGTGGAAGATGATCCTTAAAGGGAAATTTGCTAGCGATTTCGGCTGTTGATAAGCTCTCGTCTTTAAAGTAGGATTGTACGAAGGAGTTGGATTTGAGCATTGGGTACTAAGCATTGTTGCAATGGTTTCCATCATGATGGAGCTTCCTTCTCTATACGAGTCCAATCCGTCTTTTTACGAAGTTGATGATGGAGGTTCGTTGTGTTCTCTGACGGCGCAGGGTATTGAGGGAATTGGAGTTTATTGATTAGCCCATCTCAATATCTAGGTTAGCTAAGGTCACATATTCTATTGTATAACATAGAATGCTAAATTGGTATACCTCTCACCCCATAGGGGATTCGTAATGACTCTCTCTGCATGCGGTACATTGTTCCACAAGATCTGTTGATACCCGGTTTACTTCAACGTTTTGTTGAGTCTCAACAAACTATCCTCCTATCTTTTCAACTGATTGCCGCAGATACACCATCTACCCAACCTTGATTTGGGTGCGTACAGCGTCGCCAATCTCGTCTGTTATGTATCCTAATGTGAAGTCTTCATAGGCAGGTGCCATCCTCTTTCCAGGATTTCCTGTCGTCACAATTGCTTCTTCGAAGACCGTacaatcaatatctcaaCATCTATAAATATGTCAGAGTTGGATAATATTGCCGTCATAGCAGCTCGATTCAATGTGTCACCCACGTTGATTGCTTTGCTCACATCTGCTGCGGAATGGGAAGAAGTAGGTGAAAATACTCATGTCGATAGTAGCATTGAAAATCTGACGAGAATAGCTCATCGTGGTTATTGCGGCCCTTTCTCAGCATCAATCTTCGCTCGCAATTGGCAACATCATCGGATCATCCATCTCGAGTATCCTAGATGCTTTTTCCCTGGGCCTGATCTTTTCTCCAGCTTCTATCTATTACGTTTGATAGGAGCCCAATGATTTATACTACCATTCTCGTCATAGccacctccatcttctcctcatttctccttttctttgaaCCATGGAGCAGAATAGCGAGAGCGACGCTTATCGCT
The Botrytis cinerea B05.10 chromosome 5, complete sequence DNA segment above includes these coding regions:
- the Bchrt3 gene encoding Bchrt3 is translated as MEDSNPELETFRKQWQEEVTRRSNVAQAHPSSTQAAGPSSVPQRAPRTKHVHENTKPGDEDIVEPQTLHFDGPSGAVGAVEEDEFYPYGKKNVKSEPQSALEHYEKAVEREGQGSLGDSLDLYRKAFRLDDQVDRKYKNKHFPPSAFPPKPTNPNPSNASATVPNTAHHSPDGPPQTIKQLIESFSDLSIEPSPPEIEGTPAPPCPIADVPDEILIQIFKEVAIRDVADLARITQVCKRMAYLVATGEQIWKRICLGSEFGFEAMHYQWQTEVTGELLEIEPQLCLPSEDSSEESIASMPLSNDTITHSLLQSTYSSSWKQMFRLRPRIRFNGCYISTVNYIRPGQASPSAVAWNSPVHIVTYYRYLRFYRDGTLISLLTTTEPSEVVHHLTKELLEYHRRNQSSHLPSSVMSDARHGRWRLSSINDSPSPDVDTEPSSKVEGSEGTLFVETEGVHEKYFYRMELKMTSAGKTVKNNKLAWNGFWNYNRLTDDWGEFTLRNDKAFFWSRVKSYGMGA
- the Bcmtm1 gene encoding Bcmtm1, which encodes MSGLWDSRPSSVGDQIPTTFESEHLRHDRIHGDDLIPGESGTVAMTGDNDDVDIEITASQKMISAMSGSLLTSLLVTPLDVVRVRLQSQPSQSPLTAIRKAALASPQTFGTLPPNLGITACCREVFFTSGTTSDGCMAAPRISAMEGVGCAVEETQKKTYNSTFDGMRKIARNEGVTTLWRGLSPTLVMTVPSNIIYFTGYDWLRFNNQSPVNRMFNDNYAPLAAGASARTIAAAVVSPIEMFRTRMQASQAIGGSHFSETVKSLGEMVSLHGYTSLWRGLTLTLWRDVPFSGIYWWGYESIRGALTDARERGRGRTYDRNASRGQIRTRSQSRENHSATFLDSFVAGASSGAVASILTMPFDVGKTRRQIFQEPGKTPAGVEKILAPEEQSMPRFLMHIFKEEGLGGLWKGWVARTLKVAPACAIMISCYEVGKRAFRSVNEKAELKRGC
- the Bcung1 gene encoding Bcung1 encodes the protein MSLKRKATTNPTNDAKKPKANGSITSFFGPPKTVSSTNKGDSTAPAPAAFKFNKEKWVATLTEEQKDLLKLEIETLHESWLAVLKDEIVGKEFLELKKFLKKELEGKDKIFPPMEDVYSWSRHTPFNTVKAVIIGQDPYHNFNQAHGLCFSVRAPTPAPPSLKNIFKALVKDYPDFKPPPNNGGLLTPWADRGVLLINTCLTVRAHQANSHANHGWERFTQKVIDTVALKRNKGVVFLAWGSPAGKRVAKVDRKKHCVLMSVHPSPLSASRGWFDCGHFKKTNEWLTEHHGEDAVIDWSLDIPAAEAGV